A region of Pelagicoccus sp. SDUM812003 DNA encodes the following proteins:
- a CDS encoding response regulator, with protein sequence MNERNRSDYPNGTALLAEDDELIRDIVTHYLHRLGYDVLEAANGKAAIDIIDQLENGKLDLIVTDLLMPKVGGEAVIETAKQRGACDRFLVMSGFSELSQNPNAAQESSLFIEKPFTFGSFEEKLSALRHR encoded by the coding sequence GTGAACGAACGCAACCGGTCAGACTATCCAAACGGCACCGCACTACTGGCGGAGGACGACGAGCTCATCCGTGACATCGTCACCCACTACCTTCACCGACTGGGCTACGACGTGCTCGAAGCCGCCAACGGAAAAGCGGCTATCGATATCATCGATCAGCTGGAAAACGGAAAACTCGATCTGATCGTGACCGATTTGCTGATGCCGAAGGTCGGCGGCGAGGCGGTCATAGAGACCGCAAAGCAGCGCGGCGCCTGCGATCGCTTCCTCGTCATGTCCGGATTCAGCGAACTCTCCCAGAATCCGAACGCCGCCCAGGAAAGCTCGCTATTCATCGAGAAGCCCTTCACCTTCGGCTCCTTCGAGGAGAAGCTGAGCGCCCTGCGGCATCGATAG
- the rpsO gene encoding 30S ribosomal protein S15: MASSTSVDKTQIISDFKTHDSDTGSADVQIALLTARINHLTEHLREHRKDFHTRRGLLAMAARRRKLLNYLKKHDLEKYNELLQRLNLRK, encoded by the coding sequence ATGGCTAGCAGCACTTCTGTAGATAAGACTCAAATCATCAGCGACTTCAAGACGCACGATTCCGACACCGGCTCCGCCGACGTGCAGATCGCCCTCTTGACCGCTCGCATCAACCACCTCACGGAGCACCTTCGCGAACACCGCAAGGACTTCCACACCCGCCGCGGCCTTCTGGCCATGGCCGCTCGTCGCCGCAAGCTTCTCAACTACCTGAAGAAGCACGACCTGGAAAAATACAACGAGCTCCTGCAGCGCCTGAACCTCCGCAAATAA
- a CDS encoding response regulator transcription factor, whose amino-acid sequence MIQQNLPQRVLLIDEHPVCGLGLNALFAKHGNYLLVQQAQRLRELSDTLKVDLIIVEIGSLMPKGVAALRELKNRYPQASLLVISSYDERLYAERCLKSGASGYLMKTQPLPDLLAAIETVASGGLHVSERVKTVMVNKLAGQEPEGDEPGFDCLSDKELLIIEQIGLSKNNKEIAQALQISVKTIESHRSRIKAKLKLDSPQELMRYAMRMHPV is encoded by the coding sequence ATGATCCAACAGAACCTTCCCCAAAGGGTGCTTCTCATCGACGAGCACCCAGTCTGCGGCCTTGGACTGAACGCCCTCTTCGCCAAACACGGCAACTACCTGCTGGTGCAGCAGGCCCAGCGCCTGCGCGAGCTGTCCGACACCCTCAAAGTCGACCTCATCATCGTGGAAATCGGGTCCCTCATGCCCAAGGGCGTAGCCGCCCTTCGAGAGCTTAAAAACCGCTACCCGCAAGCTTCCCTTCTGGTCATCAGCAGCTACGACGAGCGCCTCTACGCCGAGCGCTGCCTTAAATCCGGGGCGTCCGGCTACCTGATGAAAACCCAGCCGCTGCCCGACCTGCTCGCCGCAATCGAAACCGTCGCCAGCGGCGGACTCCACGTGAGCGAGCGCGTCAAGACCGTGATGGTCAACAAGCTGGCGGGACAGGAGCCCGAAGGCGACGAGCCCGGATTCGACTGCCTGTCCGACAAGGAGCTCCTCATCATCGAGCAAATCGGGCTGTCAAAAAACAATAAAGAGATCGCTCAGGCGCTGCAAATCAGCGTAAAGACGATAGAGTCTCACCGGTCGCGCATCAAAGCGAAGCTCAAGCTGGACAGCCCGCAGGAGTTGATGCGCTACGCGATGCGCATGCATCCAGTTTAG